The following coding sequences lie in one bacterium genomic window:
- a CDS encoding TraR/DksA family transcriptional regulator — protein MANEKNKKSTNNTSPAAPQNPWPDGPKPTHYSPEWKEYFRHLIIEQRKEILRELGYLRESSLEHTTETYSGDSSTYSYHMADQGTDAQEREKAFLFASREGKMLTLLEQAMDRIEEGTYGYCMDTGQPIEFRRLEAIPHAKLCIEAKRRLEEAKNNVE, from the coding sequence ATGGCAAACGAAAAGAACAAGAAGTCCACGAATAACACATCTCCCGCAGCGCCACAGAATCCGTGGCCGGACGGCCCGAAACCGACGCATTATTCGCCCGAGTGGAAGGAGTATTTCCGGCACCTGATTATTGAGCAGCGGAAGGAGATTCTGCGCGAGCTGGGCTACCTTCGCGAGAGTTCGCTTGAGCATACGACGGAAACCTATTCCGGTGATTCTTCAACATACAGCTATCACATGGCCGATCAAGGCACAGACGCCCAGGAGCGTGAGAAGGCGTTCTTGTTCGCGAGCCGTGAAGGCAAGATGTTGACGTTGCTTGAGCAAGCCATGGATCGCATTGAGGAAGGAACCTACGGCTACTGCATGGACACGGGTCAACCGATCGAATTCCGCAGGCTCGAGGCGATCCCCCACGCTAAGCTGTGCATTGAAGCGAAGCGCAGATTGGAAGAAGCAAAGAACAACGTCGAATGA
- a CDS encoding RluA family pseudouridine synthase produces the protein MTDSTHPPFRLQAAAGQKPLRLDRFLTQALPSISRNKVHNLIDSGLVFVNGQQVRKSWRVVGGDTVEVLFRPQEPSDILPEAIQLDIHFEDEHLLVVNKPAGMVTHPAHGNFSGTLVNALMHHLGIASEAENLRPGIVHRLDKGTSGLLVVAKEERVHRKLTEQFSKRTVEREYRSIVWGRFRENEGRIETQLARHPGDRKRFAVVKRGGKEAITTFRVLESFADTSYLSLRLGTGRTHQIRVHLEHAGHPVFGDSSYGGRLKRMGNFGGTRKKYYMDILEGSEHFMLHARTLGFVHPITGTALTFAVEPPELFSKILDLLRKDAMLELDK, from the coding sequence GTGACCGACTCGACTCATCCTCCCTTTCGGCTGCAAGCAGCAGCGGGTCAGAAGCCCCTCCGGCTGGACCGCTTTCTGACGCAGGCTCTTCCGTCAATCTCCCGAAATAAGGTTCACAACCTGATCGACTCCGGGCTGGTCTTTGTCAACGGACAACAAGTTCGCAAGTCATGGCGTGTAGTGGGAGGAGACACGGTGGAGGTGCTATTTCGGCCTCAGGAGCCGAGCGACATCCTGCCGGAGGCGATTCAGCTCGACATTCACTTTGAAGACGAGCATCTGCTCGTTGTGAATAAACCGGCGGGAATGGTCACGCACCCTGCGCACGGCAACTTCAGCGGCACACTGGTGAATGCACTGATGCACCATCTCGGCATCGCGTCTGAAGCCGAGAATCTGCGGCCCGGGATTGTGCACCGGTTGGATAAGGGGACATCAGGGCTACTGGTGGTCGCAAAGGAGGAACGCGTGCACCGCAAGCTGACCGAGCAGTTCAGCAAACGGACCGTAGAACGCGAGTATCGCTCCATCGTCTGGGGAAGATTTCGTGAGAACGAGGGCAGGATTGAAACTCAACTTGCCAGACATCCGGGCGACCGCAAACGATTTGCTGTGGTCAAGCGCGGCGGCAAAGAGGCTATAACGACCTTCCGGGTGCTCGAATCGTTTGCGGATACCTCATATCTCAGTCTCAGACTGGGAACAGGCCGAACGCATCAAATCCGTGTCCATCTTGAGCACGCGGGCCATCCTGTGTTCGGTGATTCGTCCTATGGGGGACGATTGAAGAGAATGGGGAACTTTGGGGGGACTCGGAAGAAGTATTACATGGACATTCTGGAGGGTTCAGAACACTTTATGCTGCATGCGCGGACACTTGGATTCGTCCACCCTATCACTGGCACTGCTCTTACTTTTGCCGTGGAACCGCCGGAATTGTTTTCTAAGATATTGGATTTATTAAGAAAAGATGCAATGCTGGAGCTTGACAAATAG
- a CDS encoding isoleucine--tRNA ligase, translated as MLKPVSEKLHLPAVDHEIMKFWEERKVFERTISEREGKPDYVFFDGPPGTNGLPHIGHMMQSALKDLWPRFKTMQGHRVLRKAGWDTHGLPIELTADKELGFTSKLDVAKYGEAEYVDYCRNTVFRFKREWELAIKRIGRFLDLENAYATYEPYYIQSDWWTLKQAWNLELTGESRERALRLGQMPRYLYKDYRVMAYSPRTGTTLSNFEVAQGYEEVTDLTLYIKFKVLGEANLYLTAWTTTPWTLLSNLAVAVGPDIEYSVIEREYSGKHLIIASERLEALKPVIGEYKVLGTRRGRELEGMQYEPLFDWLNIEGTRACSVVCDDYVTTSDGTGLVHLANYGEDDFRILRKMEIPVVLTVDSNGIVGEHAKPFAGREFREEGLDVDILKYLQAKGLLLGKEKYTHAYPFDYRTKTPLMYFPRPAWFIRTTELKEMMLEANRHIGWKPDHVRDGRFGNWLENVQDWNVTRERYWGSPLPVWMTEDGSEAVCVESLAELRELVLESGSDLPADFDPHKPAIDKIVLRAKDGREMRRENFVLDSWFNAGLMPWGQWGYPAEPDSEKLFMSQYPADFISEGQDQTRGWFYTLLACSCLVAKAKQESAKQSGNEPEQKFWNNPVNWSSYKNVICTELVLDPKGQKMSKSLGNVVDPMQLFDKFGADPVRWIFFATNPWLAKRFGEEEIREAVRAVILPLWNSYSFFVTYAVIDGWKPGGEPVERTELDRWILSEYNRLIGDVTTNLEQYDVGRASQAVLSFLDELTNWYIRRSRRRFWKSESDADKQSAYATLYDVLEGLVRLLAPFLPFITEHIYQNLVRGLSHNAVESVHLTNYPIADESMRDRTLERQMSRVQEAVSLARALREERKIKVRQPLARMTWVVPDANADRELQPYLALVAEEINVKQIEIHSSDEGLVTLSAKANFKVLGKKVGPRMKEIAALIEQLPAEEIAKLESGNNITLSDVLLTPEDVLVRRDELEGFAVKSNGHMTIALDTHLTQELTAEGLAREIVHSIQTARKDAGFEITDRISIELATLSVELEDAVNQFAEYICRETLALELTIIAGHGDQRAGEYEFGVAVSRKAAHTAVETQA; from the coding sequence ATGCTGAAACCTGTATCCGAGAAACTGCACCTGCCGGCCGTTGACCATGAGATCATGAAGTTCTGGGAAGAACGGAAGGTCTTCGAGCGCACCATTTCGGAACGCGAGGGCAAGCCGGACTATGTGTTTTTCGACGGGCCTCCCGGAACCAACGGTCTGCCGCACATTGGCCACATGATGCAGTCTGCATTGAAGGACCTGTGGCCACGCTTCAAGACGATGCAAGGTCATCGCGTGCTGCGCAAGGCGGGCTGGGACACGCACGGCCTGCCAATCGAGCTGACGGCCGACAAGGAACTCGGGTTCACATCAAAACTCGATGTGGCGAAATATGGCGAGGCAGAATACGTTGATTACTGCCGGAATACCGTGTTTCGCTTCAAGCGAGAGTGGGAACTCGCCATCAAGCGCATCGGGCGATTCCTCGACTTGGAAAACGCTTATGCGACCTATGAGCCGTATTACATTCAGTCCGATTGGTGGACACTTAAGCAGGCGTGGAATCTTGAGCTGACGGGCGAGTCACGCGAGCGCGCGCTCAGGCTTGGTCAAATGCCGCGTTACCTCTACAAAGACTATCGCGTCATGGCTTACAGCCCGCGCACGGGGACAACCCTTTCAAACTTCGAGGTTGCGCAGGGCTATGAAGAAGTCACGGACTTGACGCTGTACATCAAGTTCAAAGTTCTCGGCGAAGCAAACCTTTACCTGACGGCATGGACAACCACTCCGTGGACGCTGCTGTCCAACTTGGCGGTGGCGGTAGGTCCAGACATCGAGTATTCCGTCATCGAACGGGAATACAGCGGCAAGCACCTGATCATCGCTTCGGAACGACTTGAAGCTTTGAAACCGGTCATCGGCGAATATAAGGTTTTGGGCACAAGGCGCGGGCGGGAGCTTGAGGGCATGCAATACGAGCCTCTCTTCGATTGGCTGAATATTGAAGGAACGCGCGCGTGCTCTGTCGTATGCGACGACTATGTCACGACTTCGGACGGCACGGGACTCGTGCATTTGGCAAACTATGGCGAGGACGATTTCCGTATTCTGCGTAAGATGGAGATTCCGGTCGTGTTGACAGTGGATTCCAACGGAATTGTCGGTGAACATGCCAAGCCCTTTGCCGGGCGTGAGTTTCGCGAAGAGGGCCTCGACGTCGACATCTTGAAGTATTTGCAGGCGAAAGGGTTGTTGCTTGGGAAAGAGAAATACACACACGCGTATCCGTTCGACTACCGGACAAAGACGCCGTTGATGTATTTCCCGCGTCCGGCGTGGTTCATCCGGACGACTGAACTCAAAGAGATGATGCTCGAAGCAAACCGGCACATCGGCTGGAAGCCCGATCACGTGCGCGACGGACGCTTTGGCAATTGGCTGGAGAACGTGCAGGACTGGAATGTCACACGCGAACGTTATTGGGGGTCTCCCCTGCCCGTATGGATGACGGAGGACGGCAGCGAGGCGGTATGCGTGGAAAGTCTTGCCGAGTTGCGCGAGCTGGTATTGGAGTCAGGCAGCGATTTGCCTGCCGACTTTGATCCGCACAAGCCGGCGATTGATAAAATCGTTCTGCGCGCCAAGGATGGACGTGAAATGCGGCGCGAAAATTTTGTGCTGGACAGTTGGTTTAATGCGGGGCTGATGCCTTGGGGACAGTGGGGCTATCCCGCCGAACCAGATTCTGAGAAGCTCTTCATGTCGCAGTATCCGGCCGACTTCATCAGTGAAGGTCAGGATCAGACGCGGGGTTGGTTCTACACGCTATTGGCCTGCTCTTGTCTGGTTGCGAAAGCCAAGCAGGAGAGTGCAAAGCAGAGTGGCAATGAGCCGGAGCAGAAATTCTGGAACAATCCGGTAAATTGGTCGAGCTATAAGAACGTCATTTGTACGGAACTCGTGCTCGATCCGAAGGGCCAGAAGATGTCGAAATCTCTGGGAAATGTGGTTGATCCGATGCAGTTGTTTGACAAGTTTGGCGCGGACCCGGTGCGTTGGATTTTCTTTGCGACAAATCCGTGGCTGGCCAAGCGCTTTGGCGAAGAGGAAATTCGTGAAGCGGTACGTGCCGTGATCCTGCCCTTGTGGAACAGTTACAGCTTCTTTGTGACTTATGCCGTGATTGACGGCTGGAAGCCGGGCGGCGAACCTGTCGAACGGACAGAGCTCGACCGCTGGATACTTTCAGAATACAATCGCTTGATTGGAGACGTAACCACTAACCTTGAGCAATACGATGTCGGACGTGCTTCGCAGGCGGTGCTGTCTTTTCTCGATGAACTGACCAATTGGTACATTCGCCGGTCGCGTCGGAGATTCTGGAAGTCAGAGAGTGACGCGGACAAACAGTCTGCATATGCAACGCTTTATGATGTTTTGGAAGGGTTAGTTAGACTCTTGGCACCTTTCTTGCCATTCATTACTGAACACATTTACCAGAATCTCGTGCGTGGATTAAGTCACAATGCCGTTGAAAGCGTGCATTTGACGAACTATCCGATTGCGGATGAATCCATGCGGGATAGAACTCTCGAGCGGCAGATGTCGCGGGTGCAGGAGGCAGTTTCGCTGGCACGTGCACTTCGCGAAGAACGCAAGATTAAGGTGCGGCAGCCGCTGGCACGCATGACATGGGTCGTGCCGGACGCGAACGCGGACCGTGAGTTGCAACCTTATCTTGCTCTGGTCGCAGAAGAGATTAACGTCAAGCAGATTGAGATTCACTCCAGTGATGAGGGGCTGGTGACGCTGTCAGCCAAGGCGAACTTCAAAGTCTTGGGGAAGAAGGTCGGACCGCGCATGAAGGAAATCGCTGCGTTGATTGAGCAGCTTCCTGCCGAGGAGATTGCCAAACTTGAGAGCGGGAACAACATCACCCTTTCCGACGTTCTCTTGACGCCGGAGGACGTGCTGGTGCGACGGGACGAACTGGAGGGTTTTGCCGTGAAGTCTAATGGACACATGACGATCGCTCTCGATACGCACCTGACGCAGGAACTAACAGCCGAAGGCTTGGCGCGCGAGATTGTACATTCTATTCAGACAGCACGCAAAGACGCAGGCTTTGAGATAACCGATAGAATTTCCATTGAACTGGCTACACTTTCAGTAGAGCTTGAAGATGCCGTTAACCAGTTTGCTGAGTACATCTGTCGCGAGACCCTTGCATTGGAGCTGACGATCATTGCCGGTCACGGCGACCAGCGGGCTGGCGAGTACGAATTTGGAGTGGCGGTTAGCCGCAAGGCGGCCCATACAGCAGTTGAGACACAGGCTTGA
- the lspA gene encoding signal peptidase II — protein sequence MTESMQARPRLWPWFLAVALVVGLDQVTKILVRANFELGESISLIGDLLRLTYVQNPGVAFGLELMPPKVLLLFGTLATLALIYYLIRLIREHDSLRWPVFLFLCGAIGNSIDRALLGSVTDFVDSDFPDLIMHRWPVFNVADSCVTIGIAILLWQSLFVRHSTPLPPLPIGDRLDSSSLSAASSSGSEAPPAGPLSDAGSSVNLPK from the coding sequence ATGACCGAATCTATGCAGGCGCGCCCGCGTCTATGGCCGTGGTTTCTTGCGGTTGCGTTGGTTGTCGGGTTGGATCAGGTCACGAAGATTCTGGTCCGTGCCAATTTTGAATTAGGAGAATCGATTTCTCTGATCGGGGACCTTCTGCGGCTGACTTACGTGCAGAATCCCGGGGTGGCTTTCGGTTTGGAGCTTATGCCTCCCAAAGTGCTCTTACTTTTCGGAACTCTGGCCACTCTCGCTCTTATCTATTACTTGATCCGATTGATCCGCGAACATGATTCGCTGCGCTGGCCGGTCTTCCTGTTTCTCTGTGGCGCCATTGGCAACTCCATCGATCGCGCCCTGCTGGGTTCGGTGACTGATTTTGTTGATTCGGATTTTCCCGATTTAATTATGCATCGCTGGCCGGTGTTTAACGTCGCGGACTCCTGCGTGACGATCGGCATTGCCATTCTCCTCTGGCAGTCTCTGTTTGTCAGACATTCAACACCCCTTCCCCCCCTCCCTATTGGTGACCGACTCGACTCATCCTCCCTTTCGGCTGCAAGCAGCAGCGGGTCAGAAGCCCCTCCGGCTGGACCGCTTTCTGACGCAGGCTCTTCCGTCAATCTCCCGAAATAA